One Thunnus thynnus chromosome 18, fThuThy2.1, whole genome shotgun sequence genomic region harbors:
- the LOC137168803 gene encoding adhesion G protein-coupled receptor F5-like isoform X10 yields MCSTFGKCNNITDNTCGCINAIPPDGIYCQPLSDLFICPSPTPPTDSTPVGTTDVATTTVASTIITNTTPIATTDLNTTTPTITPSTVVTNSTPVGTTNLNTTAAATTSLTVITNSTPVATTHMNTTTLTTSPTTVFNDSTTVATTNVNTTTVTPTPTTSVTNSTPVATTHMNTTTLTTSPTTVFNDSTTVATTNVNTTTVTPTPTTSVTNSTPVATTHMNTTIAATPTTFITYSMNTTRVTTTPTTIVTNSTPIPTPDETSTTAATPTSAVTDLTPHETTHQNTTSHTSAPVTEVTNSTLIATTTTTRPTTVITNSTTIATTPTTIVTNSTPAVTTTKTQPTTIITTTHVTSQNTTVSSTSEVTSTPALTTTTSTKASATTTTVPNMTTTMTITTTTTSTTATSTPSATSLTTTASTTVTTPPASTTASATAGFDVEMLIRLDKQYTPELNDATSSTYKELESRIDSVLEEQYKGITGFINVFVRAFREGSIITDFVVQTRQINSDEIAKANQKLPEAMEPIAPVIGSVTALYNSPTSISIPNLTYTGKAMTLTCGPPPENINIGQISDSRWKFRGLRIEGSGRFTITTPDNTSVLRIDNVILADAGLYECTLIGNGVMDFLQKGDVTKIKQAPVVRLQSKVNVQCKLGQIQPLQCCVQSNYKVKWFQGTTVLQSDESNDLKAYCIKHNYQIDSCSESEEKKEFICRVDDPKDYSMTTTMIIFRGDVKCDDAQYGKGRDGDRSSIRCDEGQEGSKTAVCKEGAWTLEEDSCILTDIKELLIDSQDLVVEQVPNFVANLSKAVQEDKTEIANSSATISAIVDILSTIANVDADVNESIMEDVLKTVDVIIADDAKQSWEVLNANKTQNASSELLGSLETLSEDLTGEFGIVTQRIQLNRTMFNKNYSANLNSSVDIDIPNSNTDNVFITTITFSTLNNVMPARNSSFDTSINNATNNNATNSILANTINAAVVLVKTNASIQNVTFSFDKRNNSLTENPQCVFWNFTLLDNLGAWDDEGCKFVSDINNIVKCSCNHLTSFSILMATNIPKSIRKALDIITYVGVGISMASLVICLIIEGYVWKAITRNSTAFMRHVSIVNTALSLLIANICFIIGAAIAKNPLENPGEDHKVPVGPCSTATFFMHFFYLALFFWMLVSGLLLFYRTVMVFSHMSKSTMLAIGFSLGYGCPLIIAVITVAVTAPVNGYIRKDNACWLNWKETKALLALVIPALTIVLMNILIIIVVLFKMLRRGVGDTAQSDEKHTLVVIARCVIILTPLFGLTWSLGVGTMISPENKGIHIAFAFFNSLQGFFILVFGTLLDSKIRSILSRQSPTSSMTSNPTRSTSGIPSSGGIPSFSGTNLISRLRGRRYIYHVSEAANHSNSTDLSESFVSI; encoded by the exons ATTCAACACCTGTTGCAACAACACATATGAATACTACAACACTCACAACTTCACCAACGACTGTATTTAACG ATTCAACAACAGTTGCTACAACAAATGTGAACACAACAACAGTTACCCCAACACCAACAACAAGTGTAACAA ATTCAACACCTGTTGCTACAACACATATGAATACTACAACACTCACAACTTCACCAACGACTGTATTTAACG ATTCAACAACAGTTGCTACAACAAATGTGAACACAACAACAGTTACCCCAACACCAACAACAAGTGTAACAA ATTCAACTCCTGTTGCTACAACACATATGAACACTACAATAGctgcaacaccaacaacatTTATAACAT ATTCAATGAACACAACAAGAGTTACCACAACACCAACAACAATTGTAACAA ATTCAACACCCATTCCAACACCAGATGAAACCTCTACAACAGCTGCAACACCAACATCAGCTGTAACAG ACTTAACACCTCATGAAACAACACATCAGAACACTACATCACACACGTCTGCACCAGTAACTGAAGTTACCA ATTCAACGCTGATTGCTACAACAACCACAACTCGACCAACAACTGTCATTACCA ATTCAACAACCATTGCTACTACACCAACAACAATTGTAACAA ACTCAACGCCTGCTGTTACAACAACCAAAACTCAACCAACAACTATCATTACCA CTACTCATGTGACCAGCCAAAATACCACAGTTAGCTCCACATCAGAAGTTACTTCTACCCCAGCCCTTACAACAACTACTAGTACCAAGGCTAGTGCCACTACAACTACTGTCCCCAACATGACTACTACCATGACCATTACAACCACCACTACCAGTACAACTGCTACCAGTACCCCTTCAGCAACCAGTTTAACTACTACTGCATCTACTACTGTTACAACACCGCCTGCTTCTACAACAGCTTCTGCTACAG CAGGATTTGATGTGGAAATGTTAATCAGATTAGACAAACAGTACACGCCAGAACTGAATGATGCAACAAGTTCTACATACAAGGAGCTTGAATCAAGGATTGATTCAGTG TTAGAGGAGCAGTATAAAGGAATCACTGGgttcattaatgtttttgtgaGGGCCTTCAG agaaGGAAGCATAATTACAGACTTTGTTGTTCAGACAAGACAAATTAATTCAGACGAAATAGCTAAAGCAAATCAAAAACTCCCAGAAGCAATGGAGCCTATTGCCCCTGTGATTGGCTCCGTAACTGCACTTTACAACA GTCCAACTTCAATCAGCATTCCAAACCTCACTTATACTGGTAAAGCAATGACACTGACGTGTGGGCCTCCTCCTGAAAACATTAATATTGGACAAATTTCCGACTCTAGATGGAAATTTAGAGGACTGAGAATTGAAGGCAGTGGAAGATTTACTATAACTACACCTGACAACACGTCTGTGCTTAGAATTGACAACGTCATTCTTGCTGATGCTG GACTTTATGAATGTACTCTGATTGGTAATGGAGTAATGGATTTCCTCCAGAAAGGAGATGTAACAAAGATCAAACAAGCTCCCGTTGTGCGACTACAGAGTAAAGTTAACGTTCAATGCAAATTGGGACAAATACAACCACTTCAGTGTTGCGTGCAGTCCAACTATAAAGTCAAGTGGTTTCAAGGCACAACTGTTTTACAGTCAG ACGAAAGTAATGACCTAAAAGCCTACTGCATCAAGCATAATTACCAGATAGACAGCTGCAGCGaatcagaggagaaaaaagagtTTATATGTAGGGTGGATGACCCTAAGGATTACAGTATGACAACAACAATGATCATTTTCAGAGGCG ATGTTAAATGTGATGATGCTCAGTATGGGAAAGGACGAGACGGTGACAGATCAAGCATAAGATGTGATGAAGGTCAAGAGGGAAGCAAGACTGCGGTCTGTAAGGAAGGAGCATGGACACTTGAGGAGGACAGCTGCATCTTAACAGATATCAAGGAATTATTAATTGATTCACAG GATTTGGTTGTGGAGCAAGTGCCAAATTTTGTGGCGAATCTAAGTAAAGCTGTACaggaagacaaaacagaaattgcAAATTCATCTGCAACCATATCAGCAATCGTTGACATCCTAAGCACCATTGCAAATGTTGATGCTGATGTCAATGAAAGTATCATGGAG GACGTGCTAAAAACAGTTGATGTCATCATTGCTGATGATGCAAAACAGTCCTGGGAAGTTCTGAATGCAAATAAAACCCAGAATGCCAGCTCAGAATTACTGGGTTCACTGGAGACTCTCTCTGAAGACTTGACTGGGGAGTTTGGCATCGTGACTCAACGAATCCAGCTCAACCGTACCATGTTTAACAAAAACTACAGTGCAAACCTGAACTCCAGTGTGGACATTGACATTCCAAACTCCAACACTGACAATGTCTTTATCACCACCATCACCTTTTCAACCCTTAATAATGTTATGCCAGCACGGAACTCCAGCTTTGACACCAGCATCAACAATGCCACCAACAACAATGCCACCAATAGTATTCTTGCTAACACCATTAATGCTGCTGTGGTACTTGTGAAAACAAATGCATCAATTCAGAATGTCACTTTCAGCTTCGACAAGCGAAATAATTCTCTTACAGAGAACCCACAGTGCGTCTTCTGGAACTTCACACTGCTTGATAATCTAGGTGCTTGGGATGATGAGGGGTGTAAATTTGTTTCTGACATAAACAACATAGTAAAGTGCAGCTGCAACCACCTCACCTCATTCTCGATTCTGATGGCCACTAACATCCCTAAATCTATAAGAAAAGCCTTGGATATAATCACTTATGTTGGAGTTGGGATATCTATGGCAAGTTTAGTTATATGTCTCATTATTGAAGGATATGTCTGGAAAGCCATTACCAGAAACAGCACTGCCTTCATGCGTCATGTTTCCATTGTAAACACTGCCTTGTCTCTGCTGATTGCAAACATTTGTTTCATCATTGGTGCTGCTATTGCTAAGAACCCCCTTGAAAACCCAGGGGAGGACCATAAAGTTCCAGTGGGACCATGTAGCACAGCAACATTTTTTATGCACTTTTTCTACCTTGCTCTGTTCTTTTGGATGCTTGTGTCAGGACTTTTACTCTTTTATCGGACGGTTATGGTCTTCTCCCACATGTCCAAGTCAACCATGTTGGCCATTGGCTTCAGTTTAGGCTACGGGTGCCCTCTAATTATAGCTGTCATCACTGTTGCTGTTACAGCACCAGTAAATGGATACATCAGGAAAGATAATGCTTGTTGGCTGAACTGGAAGGAGACTAAGGCCCTTCTGGCTTTGGTGATACCTGCCTTGACCATAGTTTTAATGAACATATTGATTATAATTGTGGTCTTGTTCAAAATGCTGAGAAGAGGTGTGGGAGACACGGCCCAGTCAGATGAAAAGCATACACTGGTTGTCATTGCAAGATGTGTGATCATTTTGACTCCTTTATTTGGACTGACATGGTCTTTGGGAGTGGGAACCATGATATCGCCAGAAAATAAAGGAATCCATATTGCCTTTGCATTCTTCAATTCACTACAG GGTTTCTTCATTTTAGTGTTTGGGACGCTATTGGATTCAAAG ATCCGATCTATCCTCTCAAGACAATCACCTACATCAAGCATGACTTCAAATCCAACAAGA AGTACAAGTGGCATTCCCTCAAGTGGTGGCATTCCCTCTTTCAGTGGAACAAATTTGATAAGCAGACTACGCGGAAGGAGAT ATATCTACCACGTGTCAGAAGCCGCAAACCACTCAAACAGTACTGACTTATCAGAGTCATTTGTCAGTATCTGA
- the LOC137168803 gene encoding adhesion G protein-coupled receptor F5-like isoform X6, whose product MCSTFGKCNNITDNTCGCINAIPPDGIYCQPLSDLFICPSPTPPTDSTPVGTTDVATTTVASTIITNTTPIATTDLNTTTPTITPSTVVTNSTPVGTTNLNTTAAATTSLTVITNSTPVATTHMNTTTLTTSPTTVFNDSTTVATTNVNTTTVTPTPTTSVTNSTPVATTHMNTTTLTTSPTTVFNDSTTVATTNVNTTTVTPTPTTSVTNSTPVATTHMNTTTLTTSPTTVFNDSTTVATANVNTTTVTPTPTTSVTNSTPVATTHMNTTIAATPTTFITYSMNTTRVTTTPTTIVTNSTPIPTPDETSTTAATPTSAVTDLTPHETTHQNTTSHTSAPVTEVTNSTLIATTTTTRPTTVITNSTTIATTPTTIVTNSTPAVTTTKTQPTTIITTTHVTSQNTTVSSTSEVTSTPALTTTTSTKASATTTTVPNMTTTMTITTTTTSTTATSTPSATSLTTTASTTVTTPPASTTASATAGFDVEMLIRLDKQYTPELNDATSSTYKELESRIDSVLEEQYKGITGFINVFVRAFREGSIITDFVVQTRQINSDEIAKANQKLPEAMEPIAPVIGSVTALYNSPTSISIPNLTYTGKAMTLTCGPPPENINIGQISDSRWKFRGLRIEGSGRFTITTPDNTSVLRIDNVILADAGLYECTLIGNGVMDFLQKGDVTKIKQAPVVRLQSKVNVQCKLGQIQPLQCCVQSNYKVKWFQGTTVLQSDESNDLKAYCIKHNYQIDSCSESEEKKEFICRVDDPKDYSMTTTMIIFRGDVKCDDAQYGKGRDGDRSSIRCDEGQEGSKTAVCKEGAWTLEEDSCILTDIKELLIDSQDLVVEQVPNFVANLSKAVQEDKTEIANSSATISAIVDILSTIANVDADVNESIMEDVLKTVDVIIADDAKQSWEVLNANKTQNASSELLGSLETLSEDLTGEFGIVTQRIQLNRTMFNKNYSANLNSSVDIDIPNSNTDNVFITTITFSTLNNVMPARNSSFDTSINNATNNNATNSILANTINAAVVLVKTNASIQNVTFSFDKRNNSLTENPQCVFWNFTLLDNLGAWDDEGCKFVSDINNIVKCSCNHLTSFSILMATNIPKSIRKALDIITYVGVGISMASLVICLIIEGYVWKAITRNSTAFMRHVSIVNTALSLLIANICFIIGAAIAKNPLENPGEDHKVPVGPCSTATFFMHFFYLALFFWMLVSGLLLFYRTVMVFSHMSKSTMLAIGFSLGYGCPLIIAVITVAVTAPVNGYIRKDNACWLNWKETKALLALVIPALTIVLMNILIIIVVLFKMLRRGVGDTAQSDEKHTLVVIARCVIILTPLFGLTWSLGVGTMISPENKGIHIAFAFFNSLQGFFILVFGTLLDSKIRSILSRQSPTSSMTSNPTRSTSGIPSSGGIPSFSGTNLISRLRGRRYIYHVSEAANHSNSTDLSESFVSI is encoded by the exons ATTCAACACCTGTTGCAACAACACATATGAATACTACAACACTCACAACTTCACCAACGACTGTATTTAACG ATTCAACAACAGTTGCTACAACAAATGTGAACACAACAACAGTTACCCCAACACCAACAACAAGTGTAACAA ATTCAACACCTGTTGCTACAACACATATGAATACTACAACACTCACAACTTCACCAACGACTGTATTTAACG ATTCAACAACAGTTGCTACAACAAATGTGAACACAACAACAGTTACCCCAACACCAACAACAAGTGTAACAA ATTCAACACCTGTTGCTACAACACATATGAATACTACAACACTCACAACTTCACCAACGACTGTATTTAACG ATTCAACAACAGTTGCTACAGCAAATGTGAACACAACAACAGTTACCCCAACACCAACAACAAGTGTAACAA ATTCAACTCCTGTTGCTACAACACATATGAACACTACAATAGctgcaacaccaacaacatTTATAACAT ATTCAATGAACACAACAAGAGTTACCACAACACCAACAACAATTGTAACAA ATTCAACACCCATTCCAACACCAGATGAAACCTCTACAACAGCTGCAACACCAACATCAGCTGTAACAG ACTTAACACCTCATGAAACAACACATCAGAACACTACATCACACACGTCTGCACCAGTAACTGAAGTTACCA ATTCAACGCTGATTGCTACAACAACCACAACTCGACCAACAACTGTCATTACCA ATTCAACAACCATTGCTACTACACCAACAACAATTGTAACAA ACTCAACGCCTGCTGTTACAACAACCAAAACTCAACCAACAACTATCATTACCA CTACTCATGTGACCAGCCAAAATACCACAGTTAGCTCCACATCAGAAGTTACTTCTACCCCAGCCCTTACAACAACTACTAGTACCAAGGCTAGTGCCACTACAACTACTGTCCCCAACATGACTACTACCATGACCATTACAACCACCACTACCAGTACAACTGCTACCAGTACCCCTTCAGCAACCAGTTTAACTACTACTGCATCTACTACTGTTACAACACCGCCTGCTTCTACAACAGCTTCTGCTACAG CAGGATTTGATGTGGAAATGTTAATCAGATTAGACAAACAGTACACGCCAGAACTGAATGATGCAACAAGTTCTACATACAAGGAGCTTGAATCAAGGATTGATTCAGTG TTAGAGGAGCAGTATAAAGGAATCACTGGgttcattaatgtttttgtgaGGGCCTTCAG agaaGGAAGCATAATTACAGACTTTGTTGTTCAGACAAGACAAATTAATTCAGACGAAATAGCTAAAGCAAATCAAAAACTCCCAGAAGCAATGGAGCCTATTGCCCCTGTGATTGGCTCCGTAACTGCACTTTACAACA GTCCAACTTCAATCAGCATTCCAAACCTCACTTATACTGGTAAAGCAATGACACTGACGTGTGGGCCTCCTCCTGAAAACATTAATATTGGACAAATTTCCGACTCTAGATGGAAATTTAGAGGACTGAGAATTGAAGGCAGTGGAAGATTTACTATAACTACACCTGACAACACGTCTGTGCTTAGAATTGACAACGTCATTCTTGCTGATGCTG GACTTTATGAATGTACTCTGATTGGTAATGGAGTAATGGATTTCCTCCAGAAAGGAGATGTAACAAAGATCAAACAAGCTCCCGTTGTGCGACTACAGAGTAAAGTTAACGTTCAATGCAAATTGGGACAAATACAACCACTTCAGTGTTGCGTGCAGTCCAACTATAAAGTCAAGTGGTTTCAAGGCACAACTGTTTTACAGTCAG ACGAAAGTAATGACCTAAAAGCCTACTGCATCAAGCATAATTACCAGATAGACAGCTGCAGCGaatcagaggagaaaaaagagtTTATATGTAGGGTGGATGACCCTAAGGATTACAGTATGACAACAACAATGATCATTTTCAGAGGCG ATGTTAAATGTGATGATGCTCAGTATGGGAAAGGACGAGACGGTGACAGATCAAGCATAAGATGTGATGAAGGTCAAGAGGGAAGCAAGACTGCGGTCTGTAAGGAAGGAGCATGGACACTTGAGGAGGACAGCTGCATCTTAACAGATATCAAGGAATTATTAATTGATTCACAG GATTTGGTTGTGGAGCAAGTGCCAAATTTTGTGGCGAATCTAAGTAAAGCTGTACaggaagacaaaacagaaattgcAAATTCATCTGCAACCATATCAGCAATCGTTGACATCCTAAGCACCATTGCAAATGTTGATGCTGATGTCAATGAAAGTATCATGGAG GACGTGCTAAAAACAGTTGATGTCATCATTGCTGATGATGCAAAACAGTCCTGGGAAGTTCTGAATGCAAATAAAACCCAGAATGCCAGCTCAGAATTACTGGGTTCACTGGAGACTCTCTCTGAAGACTTGACTGGGGAGTTTGGCATCGTGACTCAACGAATCCAGCTCAACCGTACCATGTTTAACAAAAACTACAGTGCAAACCTGAACTCCAGTGTGGACATTGACATTCCAAACTCCAACACTGACAATGTCTTTATCACCACCATCACCTTTTCAACCCTTAATAATGTTATGCCAGCACGGAACTCCAGCTTTGACACCAGCATCAACAATGCCACCAACAACAATGCCACCAATAGTATTCTTGCTAACACCATTAATGCTGCTGTGGTACTTGTGAAAACAAATGCATCAATTCAGAATGTCACTTTCAGCTTCGACAAGCGAAATAATTCTCTTACAGAGAACCCACAGTGCGTCTTCTGGAACTTCACACTGCTTGATAATCTAGGTGCTTGGGATGATGAGGGGTGTAAATTTGTTTCTGACATAAACAACATAGTAAAGTGCAGCTGCAACCACCTCACCTCATTCTCGATTCTGATGGCCACTAACATCCCTAAATCTATAAGAAAAGCCTTGGATATAATCACTTATGTTGGAGTTGGGATATCTATGGCAAGTTTAGTTATATGTCTCATTATTGAAGGATATGTCTGGAAAGCCATTACCAGAAACAGCACTGCCTTCATGCGTCATGTTTCCATTGTAAACACTGCCTTGTCTCTGCTGATTGCAAACATTTGTTTCATCATTGGTGCTGCTATTGCTAAGAACCCCCTTGAAAACCCAGGGGAGGACCATAAAGTTCCAGTGGGACCATGTAGCACAGCAACATTTTTTATGCACTTTTTCTACCTTGCTCTGTTCTTTTGGATGCTTGTGTCAGGACTTTTACTCTTTTATCGGACGGTTATGGTCTTCTCCCACATGTCCAAGTCAACCATGTTGGCCATTGGCTTCAGTTTAGGCTACGGGTGCCCTCTAATTATAGCTGTCATCACTGTTGCTGTTACAGCACCAGTAAATGGATACATCAGGAAAGATAATGCTTGTTGGCTGAACTGGAAGGAGACTAAGGCCCTTCTGGCTTTGGTGATACCTGCCTTGACCATAGTTTTAATGAACATATTGATTATAATTGTGGTCTTGTTCAAAATGCTGAGAAGAGGTGTGGGAGACACGGCCCAGTCAGATGAAAAGCATACACTGGTTGTCATTGCAAGATGTGTGATCATTTTGACTCCTTTATTTGGACTGACATGGTCTTTGGGAGTGGGAACCATGATATCGCCAGAAAATAAAGGAATCCATATTGCCTTTGCATTCTTCAATTCACTACAG GGTTTCTTCATTTTAGTGTTTGGGACGCTATTGGATTCAAAG ATCCGATCTATCCTCTCAAGACAATCACCTACATCAAGCATGACTTCAAATCCAACAAGA AGTACAAGTGGCATTCCCTCAAGTGGTGGCATTCCCTCTTTCAGTGGAACAAATTTGATAAGCAGACTACGCGGAAGGAGAT ATATCTACCACGTGTCAGAAGCCGCAAACCACTCAAACAGTACTGACTTATCAGAGTCATTTGTCAGTATCTGA